In Pseudoxanthobacter soli DSM 19599, a single genomic region encodes these proteins:
- a CDS encoding amino acid ABC transporter permease, whose translation MNYTFQYGVVLDKLPYLLDGAVLTLEIAFLSFWLGAVIGLAGALAKVYGGRILKGVINVYVVFFTNTPALVQIFFLFYALPDAGILLSPMTAVVMGLTVNSGAYLTEILRGGLLSVRREEIETAQVLGMSGLQTVRYVMLPHIAKTIYAPLSNFFIWLVLGSSLASIFGVEELTGRAVNISTQNLRTIETFSVVAVIYVVLTFVASIALALVGRWAFRVRARIF comes from the coding sequence TTGAACTACACCTTCCAATACGGGGTCGTGCTCGACAAGCTGCCCTATCTGCTCGACGGGGCGGTGCTCACGCTCGAGATCGCCTTCCTGTCGTTCTGGCTGGGCGCGGTCATCGGGCTCGCCGGCGCGCTCGCCAAGGTCTATGGCGGCCGCATCCTCAAGGGCGTCATCAACGTCTATGTGGTGTTCTTCACCAACACCCCGGCGCTCGTGCAGATCTTCTTCCTGTTCTACGCCCTGCCCGATGCCGGCATCCTGCTGTCGCCGATGACGGCGGTGGTGATGGGGCTGACGGTGAATTCCGGGGCCTATCTGACGGAAATCCTGCGCGGCGGCCTGCTTTCAGTCCGGCGCGAGGAAATCGAGACGGCGCAGGTGCTCGGCATGTCCGGGCTGCAGACCGTGCGCTACGTGATGCTGCCGCACATCGCCAAGACGATCTACGCGCCGCTCAGCAACTTCTTCATCTGGCTGGTGCTCGGCAGCTCGCTCGCCTCGATCTTCGGCGTGGAGGAGCTCACCGGCCGGGCCGTCAATATCTCCACCCAGAACCTGCGCACCATCGAGACGTTCTCCGTGGTCGCCGTCATCTATGTCGTGTTGACCTTCGTCGCTTCCATCGCGCTCGCCCTCGTCGGGCGCTGGGCCTTCCGCGTCAGGGCGAGGATTTTCTGA
- a CDS encoding NAD(P)/FAD-dependent oxidoreductase, with translation MSDVIVIGGGLAGCATAYYLAADGVDVTLLERTDLNTLASGSNAGSLHAQIPHDPFVTNGEAWAEVFSPTIGLLARSIEMWRGLPALLGVDLEIGLKGGLLVAPNEAQMRDIERKAAFERAQGLRIDILDRPALRALAPYLSDHIVGGAFCPDEGKANPFAVAPAFAAAAERLGATILRHTPVQAIVRTGDGFEVSTPRGVLKAKRVVDAAGADAARIAAMAGIELADVQGFPIQASATEQVGPLVPHLVYYTGEKLTLKQNGVGTLLIGGGWPARLGRHGNPVANPDSLARNLAVAVSVVPALAKVKIVRTWAAIVNGTSDWKPILGEIPAVPGFFVNFFPWMGFTAGPISARIVASLVQGRQPPLDVDLSPFLPKG, from the coding sequence ATGTCCGATGTGATCGTGATCGGCGGCGGGCTCGCCGGCTGCGCCACGGCCTACTATCTCGCCGCCGACGGGGTGGACGTCACCCTGCTCGAGCGGACGGATCTCAATACGCTGGCGTCGGGCTCGAACGCCGGCAGCCTCCACGCGCAGATCCCCCACGATCCGTTCGTGACCAACGGCGAGGCATGGGCAGAGGTGTTCTCGCCCACCATCGGCCTGCTCGCCCGCTCCATCGAAATGTGGCGCGGCCTGCCGGCGCTTCTCGGCGTCGATCTGGAGATCGGCCTGAAAGGTGGACTGCTGGTGGCGCCGAACGAGGCGCAGATGCGCGATATCGAGCGCAAGGCGGCGTTCGAGCGCGCCCAGGGGCTTCGCATCGACATTCTGGACAGGCCGGCGCTCCGCGCGCTCGCCCCGTATCTGTCGGATCACATCGTCGGCGGCGCGTTCTGCCCCGACGAAGGCAAGGCCAATCCGTTCGCGGTCGCGCCGGCCTTCGCCGCCGCCGCCGAGCGGCTCGGCGCCACCATCCTGCGGCACACCCCGGTCCAGGCGATCGTGCGCACCGGCGATGGCTTCGAGGTCTCGACTCCGCGCGGCGTGCTGAAGGCGAAGCGCGTGGTCGACGCCGCGGGGGCGGACGCCGCCCGTATCGCCGCCATGGCCGGCATAGAACTCGCCGACGTGCAGGGCTTCCCGATCCAGGCGAGCGCCACGGAGCAGGTCGGCCCGCTGGTGCCGCACCTTGTCTACTATACCGGCGAGAAGCTCACCCTGAAGCAGAACGGCGTCGGCACCCTCCTCATCGGAGGCGGCTGGCCGGCGCGGCTCGGCCGGCACGGCAACCCGGTCGCCAACCCGGATTCGCTCGCCCGCAATCTCGCCGTTGCCGTCTCCGTGGTCCCGGCGCTTGCGAAGGTGAAGATCGTCCGCACCTGGGCGGCCATCGTCAACGGCACGTCGGACTGGAAGCCCATTCTCGGCGAGATCCCCGCCGTGCCCGGCTTCTTCGTGAACTTCTTCCCGTGGATGGGCTTCACCGCCGGCCCGATCTCCGCGCGCATCGTGGCGAGCCTCGTGCAGGGACGCCAGCCTCCGCTCGACGTCGATCTCTCCCCCTTCCTGCCCAAGGGTTAG
- a CDS encoding NADH:flavin oxidoreductase/NADH oxidase: MTAPHLFTPFQTRSVRFKNRIVLSPMCQYSALDGHVTDWHLAHHARFALGGVGGAIIEATGVLPEGRITPGCLGLWSDEQVPGLARIAALYHSEAIPVGIQLSHAGRKASAARPFDGAAPLGPDSPEPAWQTVAPSALAHDAAWPTPHALDEAEIAGIVQAFADATRRAMAAGLDFVEIHGAHGYLINTFFSPISNKRTDGYGGSLENRMRFALEVTEAVRVALPADKPLFYRVSAVDGVEGGVTIEETVALSRALAARGVDVVDASSGGILGPVARAATRPTPGFQVPYADAIRHGAGVATMAVGLIVEPHQAEAVLADGHADLVAIGRELLADGDFAYRAALELGLENPSSVLPQKYAFYLSRRKAVLAPAKAG, translated from the coding sequence ATGACTGCGCCGCACCTCTTCACGCCGTTCCAGACCCGGAGCGTCCGCTTCAAGAACCGCATTGTGCTGTCGCCGATGTGCCAGTACAGCGCGCTGGACGGCCACGTCACGGACTGGCACCTCGCGCATCACGCCCGCTTTGCGCTCGGCGGCGTCGGCGGGGCGATCATCGAGGCAACCGGCGTTCTGCCGGAGGGCCGCATCACCCCCGGCTGCCTGGGGCTGTGGAGCGACGAGCAGGTGCCGGGACTGGCCCGCATCGCGGCGCTCTATCACAGCGAGGCCATTCCGGTCGGCATCCAGCTTTCCCACGCCGGCCGCAAGGCGAGCGCAGCACGGCCATTCGACGGCGCCGCTCCGCTCGGCCCGGATTCGCCGGAGCCCGCGTGGCAGACGGTGGCGCCGAGCGCGCTCGCCCACGACGCCGCCTGGCCGACCCCCCACGCCCTCGACGAGGCGGAGATCGCCGGGATCGTCCAGGCCTTCGCGGACGCGACGCGCCGGGCGATGGCCGCAGGGCTCGATTTCGTCGAGATCCACGGTGCCCACGGCTATCTGATCAACACCTTCTTCTCGCCGATCTCGAACAAGCGCACCGATGGCTACGGCGGCAGCCTGGAGAACCGGATGCGGTTCGCGCTGGAGGTGACCGAGGCGGTGCGCGTGGCGCTGCCGGCCGACAAGCCGCTGTTCTACCGCGTCTCGGCCGTCGACGGGGTCGAGGGCGGCGTGACGATCGAGGAAACGGTCGCGCTCTCCCGCGCGCTCGCCGCGCGCGGTGTCGACGTGGTCGACGCCTCGTCCGGCGGCATCCTCGGGCCGGTCGCCCGTGCCGCCACGCGGCCGACGCCGGGCTTCCAGGTGCCCTACGCCGATGCGATCCGCCACGGCGCGGGCGTCGCGACCATGGCCGTCGGACTGATCGTCGAACCGCATCAGGCGGAGGCGGTGCTTGCGGACGGCCATGCCGATCTCGTGGCCATCGGCCGCGAACTGCTGGCGGATGGCGATTTCGCCTACCGGGCGGCGCTCGAACTCGGGCTTGAGAACCCCTCCTCGGTGCTGCCGCAGAAATATGCCTTCTATCTCTCCCGCCGGAAGGCGGTACTGGCGCCCGCGAAGGCAGGCTGA
- a CDS encoding amino acid ABC transporter ATP-binding protein: MPLLEAENLTSAYGQHRVLHNVNLSVNKGEVISLIGPSGSGKSTFLRVLMGLLPPTGGEVRIDGTRIDYGSRTQLKAMRDRMAIVFQQYNLFQNMDVMRNVTIAPISIKKRPKAEVLREAETLLAKVGLAEKHHSYPDQLSGGQQQRVAIARALALRPEILLLDEVTAALDPELVNEVLDTVRSLAREGITMLIVSHEMAFVREVSTRVVMMDKGQVVEIGPPSQIFENPQEARTREFVGKILRHH, translated from the coding sequence TTGCCTCTTCTCGAAGCCGAAAATCTGACCAGCGCCTATGGGCAGCACCGGGTGCTGCACAACGTGAACCTGTCGGTGAACAAGGGTGAGGTCATCAGCCTGATCGGCCCCTCCGGCTCCGGCAAGAGCACGTTCCTGCGCGTTCTGATGGGCCTCTTGCCGCCGACCGGGGGCGAGGTGCGCATCGACGGCACGCGCATCGACTACGGCTCGCGCACCCAGCTGAAGGCGATGCGCGACCGCATGGCGATCGTGTTCCAGCAGTACAACCTGTTCCAGAACATGGACGTGATGCGCAACGTCACCATCGCGCCGATCTCGATCAAGAAGCGCCCGAAGGCCGAGGTGCTGCGCGAGGCGGAGACCCTGCTGGCGAAGGTGGGGCTTGCCGAGAAGCACCATTCCTATCCCGACCAGCTTTCCGGCGGCCAGCAGCAGCGCGTCGCCATTGCCCGCGCGCTCGCGCTGCGGCCGGAGATCCTGCTGCTCGACGAGGTGACGGCCGCGCTCGATCCGGAACTCGTCAACGAGGTGCTCGACACCGTGCGCTCGCTCGCGCGGGAGGGCATCACCATGCTGATCGTGTCCCACGAGATGGCGTTCGTGCGCGAGGTCTCGACGCGGGTCGTGATGATGGACAAGGGCCAGGTGGTGGAGATCGGCCCGCCGTCGCAGATTTTCGAGAACCCGCAGGAAGCCCGCACGCGCGAGTTCGTCGGCAAGATCCTGCGCCACCATTGA
- a CDS encoding TetR/AcrR family transcriptional regulator, which translates to MSGQADDGSGLAPLLAPLQSVNLWTAALGRGLGDLAAGPAGLLISSAFRVMPRQARALDSVERLLAATIRILHRRRRLDGVTLDAVAREAGVTVQAAYRYFADIHDVIRLAVRRVQATACESLLTLLAAHSFRTEHDLASTIVAFVASACDQARRLPEPLRHHLASRYFDVGDEALWMVAATAHAVFIRGEGPCAALTVPQINAGLVAVVAVSRSFLLRDALLMGAPESLHLMRAVLLGALLPRAG; encoded by the coding sequence ATGAGCGGGCAGGCGGATGACGGATCCGGTCTCGCGCCGCTTCTGGCGCCCCTTCAGTCCGTCAACCTTTGGACGGCCGCACTCGGCCGCGGCCTCGGCGACCTCGCCGCGGGTCCCGCCGGACTTCTGATCTCGTCTGCCTTCCGCGTCATGCCGCGTCAGGCGCGCGCGCTGGACAGCGTGGAACGGCTGCTCGCCGCGACCATCCGCATCCTCCACCGGCGCCGGCGGCTAGACGGCGTCACGCTCGATGCCGTGGCGCGCGAGGCCGGCGTCACGGTGCAGGCCGCCTACCGCTACTTCGCCGACATTCACGACGTCATCCGCCTCGCGGTGCGCCGCGTGCAGGCAACCGCTTGCGAGAGCCTGCTCACGCTTCTGGCCGCGCACAGTTTCCGGACGGAGCACGATCTGGCGAGCACGATCGTCGCTTTCGTCGCCAGCGCCTGCGATCAGGCGCGCCGGCTCCCCGAGCCCCTACGCCACCACCTCGCCAGCCGCTATTTCGATGTCGGCGACGAGGCTCTGTGGATGGTGGCGGCGACCGCGCACGCCGTCTTCATCCGTGGCGAAGGACCGTGCGCCGCCCTGACGGTCCCGCAGATCAATGCGGGTCTCGTCGCGGTCGTTGCCGTCTCCCGGTCCTTCCTTTTGAGAGATGCCCTGCTCATGGGCGCACCGGAAAGCCTGCACCTGATGCGCGCCGTCCTTCTCGGTGCCCTGTTGCCGAGAGCCGGGTGA
- a CDS encoding dihydrodipicolinate synthase family protein: protein MVQQFRGSHTVTITPFTPDGRTIDEAALKRFLDWQIASGVPGVIILGTTGEFLTITDEERRRYVEATVKHAAGRLQVMVGTMNAHTPNAVRYSKEAEELGADGLMIAPPYYYTPTHDEIFNYYKAISEAVQIPIMLYNNPVTTNVDMPAKLVARMTKDLENVRYIKEASMDVGRVYDIVELTEGVMNVFAGERIVESFRLGAVGYVNPYGNYIPRASSRIWDYLVAGRLDDARAIQALINRMDHIIAEGHPTYGHQCYSKALAAAAGYPVGDVRAPLTTFAELGAEGIARREKLVAIMGELDALMDRLEAKAA, encoded by the coding sequence ATGGTCCAGCAGTTTCGCGGCAGTCATACCGTCACCATCACCCCCTTCACGCCGGACGGGCGGACCATCGACGAGGCGGCCCTGAAGCGCTTCCTCGACTGGCAGATCGCGAGCGGCGTGCCCGGCGTCATCATTCTCGGCACCACCGGCGAGTTCCTCACCATCACTGACGAGGAGCGCCGCCGCTATGTCGAGGCGACGGTGAAGCACGCGGCCGGCCGGCTGCAGGTGATGGTCGGCACCATGAACGCCCACACCCCGAACGCCGTGCGCTACAGCAAGGAGGCGGAGGAACTCGGCGCCGATGGCCTGATGATCGCCCCGCCCTATTACTACACCCCCACCCATGACGAGATTTTCAACTATTACAAGGCGATCTCGGAAGCGGTGCAGATTCCGATCATGCTCTACAACAACCCGGTGACGACGAATGTCGACATGCCGGCCAAGCTTGTCGCCCGGATGACGAAGGACCTCGAAAATGTCCGCTACATCAAGGAAGCGAGCATGGACGTCGGCCGGGTCTATGACATCGTGGAACTGACCGAGGGCGTGATGAACGTGTTCGCCGGGGAGCGCATCGTCGAGAGCTTCCGCCTCGGCGCCGTCGGCTACGTCAATCCCTACGGCAACTACATTCCCCGCGCCTCCTCGCGCATCTGGGACTATCTGGTCGCCGGCCGGCTGGACGATGCCCGCGCGATCCAGGCGCTGATCAACCGGATGGACCACATCATCGCCGAGGGGCACCCGACCTACGGCCACCAGTGCTATTCCAAGGCGCTGGCGGCGGCAGCCGGATATCCGGTCGGCGACGTGCGCGCGCCGCTGACCACCTTCGCCGAACTCGGCGCGGAAGGCATTGCCCGGCGGGAGAAGCTCGTCGCCATCATGGGCGAGCTCGATGCGCTGATGGATCGCCTCGAAGCCAAGGCTGCCTGA
- a CDS encoding ArsR/SmtB family transcription factor, which produces MPPPRRRIAPLLSEAQRRKAQEHHGSDDLARTAGALTCDHFVTYFAAMDEVFDALAHPDRRALLDSLFERDGQTLTELQSRFPVTRFAVMKHLKILEAAHLVTSRKIGREKRHYLNPVPIRQVGDRWISRYAAPFVTAMVGLKQQVEGTVMIGPKHVYEIYVRASAEAVWAILTDDEKTPLYQHFNMTSRTDWRVGGAIEFMMGDRTVIAGEILELAPPSRLVLTFHARWSPEVAADAPSRVTWDIRQLPGNACKLVLTHDDFGGDTATSRQVNAGWPETLSRLKTLVETGQPFELEPDYSPAEG; this is translated from the coding sequence GTGCCGCCGCCACGCCGGCGGATAGCCCCGCTCCTTTCTGAAGCACAGCGACGGAAGGCTCAAGAGCACCACGGTTCAGACGATCTCGCGCGAACGGCGGGGGCATTGACATGTGACCATTTCGTCACCTATTTTGCCGCCATGGATGAAGTGTTCGACGCCCTGGCTCACCCGGACCGGCGCGCGTTGCTCGACAGCCTGTTCGAGCGCGACGGCCAGACCCTGACCGAATTGCAAAGCCGGTTTCCGGTCACGCGCTTCGCGGTGATGAAGCACCTGAAGATCCTCGAGGCCGCCCATCTCGTCACGAGCCGAAAGATCGGGCGGGAGAAGCGGCACTACCTCAACCCGGTTCCGATCCGGCAGGTCGGCGACCGCTGGATCTCCCGCTACGCCGCTCCCTTCGTCACGGCCATGGTCGGCCTCAAGCAACAGGTGGAAGGAACAGTCATGATCGGCCCGAAGCATGTCTACGAGATTTATGTGCGTGCATCGGCGGAAGCCGTCTGGGCCATCCTCACGGATGACGAAAAGACCCCGCTCTACCAGCACTTCAACATGACATCGCGCACCGACTGGCGCGTCGGCGGGGCGATTGAGTTCATGATGGGCGACCGCACCGTCATCGCCGGGGAAATCCTGGAGCTTGCGCCCCCGTCGCGGCTGGTGCTCACCTTCCATGCGCGCTGGTCGCCGGAGGTCGCCGCGGACGCGCCGTCGCGCGTCACGTGGGATATCCGTCAGTTGCCCGGCAATGCCTGCAAGCTCGTTCTCACGCACGACGATTTCGGCGGCGACACCGCGACGAGCCGGCAGGTGAATGCCGGCTGGCCAGAAACGCTGTCGCGCCTCAAAACACTCGTCGAAACCGGACAGCCGTTCGAACTCGAGCCCGACTATTCGCCCGCCGAAGGCTGA
- a CDS encoding SDR family NAD(P)-dependent oxidoreductase: MFELDGRIVLVTGASKGIGAAIARIAGAAGATVIAHYGGDRAGAEAALADVPAERKKLIQADLHDLAAAERLWDEAEAWKGRIDVFVNNAAIMRWNGGIEEDDETWDAVWAETLQVNVLAPARLMRRALKHFLANGGGILVTISSWGAQRGVTNPATMAYAASKAAVKAMAQTVARAYAKDNVLTYIIAPGVVGTQMSESFAATQGGTEKVFAGLAMGEWVPPEDIGNLVTFLASGKARHLSGATLDVNGATYVR, translated from the coding sequence ATGTTTGAACTCGACGGCAGGATCGTTCTCGTCACGGGCGCCTCGAAGGGCATCGGGGCGGCGATCGCCCGCATCGCGGGCGCGGCGGGCGCCACCGTCATCGCCCATTATGGCGGCGACCGCGCCGGCGCCGAAGCCGCTCTCGCGGACGTGCCGGCCGAGCGCAAAAAGCTGATCCAGGCCGACCTGCACGATCTCGCCGCCGCCGAGCGGCTGTGGGACGAGGCGGAGGCGTGGAAGGGCCGCATCGACGTGTTCGTCAACAACGCCGCCATCATGCGGTGGAACGGCGGCATCGAGGAGGACGACGAGACCTGGGACGCTGTGTGGGCCGAAACCCTGCAGGTGAACGTGCTCGCCCCGGCGCGGCTGATGCGGCGTGCGCTGAAGCACTTCCTGGCGAACGGCGGCGGCATCCTCGTGACGATCTCGAGCTGGGGCGCCCAGCGGGGCGTGACCAACCCGGCGACGATGGCCTATGCCGCCTCGAAGGCGGCCGTGAAGGCAATGGCCCAGACGGTGGCCCGCGCCTACGCCAAGGACAATGTGCTCACCTACATCATCGCGCCCGGCGTGGTCGGCACCCAGATGTCGGAATCCTTCGCCGCGACCCAGGGCGGCACGGAAAAGGTGTTCGCCGGGCTCGCCATGGGCGAGTGGGTGCCGCCGGAGGACATCGGCAACCTCGTCACCTTCCTCGCCTCGGGCAAGGCGCGGCATCTCTCGGGCGCGACGCTCGACGTGAACGGGGCGACCTACGTGCGGTGA
- a CDS encoding DUF6622 family protein has protein sequence MEALRQTLEHTPWWVFLILAYVAWIGIKALRTRVVEFGKLAVAPVIFAVWGLASLFQMFGLNPAALGILAVALVAGGLAGWAISRLGEVQPMGGGKVEVSGSPVTLILVLAIFASKYTLGYWIAVDPAARETMAFVAFDAGVTGVVIGIFLGRFWGLYSRYRAGAAVN, from the coding sequence ATGGAAGCGCTGAGGCAGACGCTGGAGCATACGCCGTGGTGGGTGTTCCTGATCCTCGCCTATGTCGCGTGGATCGGGATCAAGGCGCTGCGGACGCGGGTCGTGGAGTTCGGCAAGCTTGCCGTCGCGCCGGTGATCTTCGCCGTCTGGGGCCTCGCAAGCCTGTTCCAGATGTTCGGCCTGAACCCGGCCGCGCTCGGCATCCTGGCGGTGGCGCTCGTCGCCGGCGGCCTCGCCGGGTGGGCGATCTCGCGCCTCGGCGAGGTGCAGCCGATGGGGGGCGGCAAGGTCGAGGTTTCCGGCAGCCCGGTGACGCTGATCCTCGTGCTGGCGATCTTCGCGAGCAAGTACACCCTCGGATACTGGATCGCGGTCGATCCCGCCGCGCGGGAGACCATGGCCTTCGTCGCGTTCGATGCCGGCGTGACCGGTGTCGTGATCGGCATCTTTCTCGGGCGGTTCTGGGGGCTCTACAGCCGCTATCGCGCCGGCGCGGCGGTGAACTGA
- a CDS encoding transporter substrate-binding domain-containing protein, translating to MLRKLFLLAASALIGTAIAGQTVEARSLDQIIQAGTIRIGVNPNFPPMSSYGTTNELEGFDIDVGNKIATALGVKAEFVPTETAQRVPYLVADQIDISLGALTRSAERAKLIDFTVPLHTESMAVLTTDKVKAEKWSDLNDENITLVNMRGNWSVDFLKEKLPKPKVLLVETNADTVRAIAQGRGDALVENIDFFLAFTKNYPDVKWRVLSDTIFTNYDSIGVSKGNDGLRLFLNVLLYDLHTSEYINDTWKKWYGTPMMVPVVPNPFF from the coding sequence ATGCTGCGCAAACTATTCCTGCTCGCTGCGTCGGCGCTGATCGGCACGGCGATCGCCGGCCAGACCGTCGAGGCCCGTTCGCTCGACCAGATCATCCAGGCCGGCACGATCCGCATCGGCGTCAACCCGAACTTCCCGCCGATGAGCTCCTACGGCACCACGAACGAGCTCGAAGGCTTCGACATCGACGTGGGCAACAAGATTGCCACCGCGCTCGGCGTGAAGGCCGAGTTCGTGCCGACCGAGACCGCCCAGCGCGTTCCCTATCTGGTCGCCGACCAGATCGACATCTCGCTCGGCGCCCTGACCCGCTCGGCCGAACGCGCCAAGCTGATCGACTTCACGGTGCCGCTGCACACCGAATCCATGGCCGTGCTGACCACCGACAAGGTGAAGGCCGAGAAGTGGTCGGACCTGAACGACGAGAACATCACCCTCGTCAACATGCGCGGCAACTGGTCGGTCGACTTCCTGAAGGAAAAGCTGCCCAAGCCGAAGGTGCTGCTGGTCGAGACCAACGCCGACACTGTGCGCGCCATCGCTCAGGGCCGCGGCGACGCCCTCGTCGAGAACATCGACTTCTTCCTCGCCTTCACCAAGAATTACCCGGACGTGAAGTGGCGCGTGCTCAGCGACACGATCTTCACCAACTATGACTCGATCGGTGTTTCCAAGGGCAATGACGGCCTGCGGCTGTTCCTGAACGTGCTGCTCTACGATCTGCACACCAGCGAGTACATCAACGACACCTGGAAGAAGTGGTACGGCACGCCGATGATGGTGCCGGTGGTTCCGAACCCGTTCTTCTGA
- a CDS encoding DUF2147 domain-containing protein, translating into MKRSLALVLGLVPAVVLAPLTAALAATAGEPDPAGIWKRGDGNAEVRIAACGDKICAVNLWIGDTSGGEEVGDRLVLTLTPKDEDTLAGTAYDPKRDRTYAMTMRVEEDRLVTRGCILAGLLCKSVTWSRAD; encoded by the coding sequence ATGAAACGATCCCTTGCCCTCGTTCTGGGTCTCGTTCCTGCCGTCGTTCTCGCCCCCCTCACCGCGGCGCTGGCGGCCACGGCCGGCGAACCGGACCCGGCCGGAATCTGGAAGCGCGGAGACGGAAATGCCGAGGTGCGCATCGCCGCGTGCGGAGACAAGATCTGCGCCGTCAATCTCTGGATCGGCGATACCTCCGGCGGCGAGGAGGTGGGCGACCGGCTGGTGCTCACGCTCACGCCGAAAGACGAGGACACCCTGGCCGGCACCGCCTACGATCCGAAGCGCGACCGCACCTACGCCATGACCATGCGTGTCGAGGAGGACCGTCTCGTCACCCGAGGCTGCATCCTCGCGGGGCTGCTCTGCAAGTCGGTGACGTGGTCGCGCGCGGACTAG
- a CDS encoding amino acid ABC transporter permease — protein MWDQIVQQAPRFFTYYNAVFVLQAMGRTIGLTLLGCISGFVFGFVIAAIRETRAPILMPLRILVTIYVEIFRRIPFLVILFIVMFGVQSITRDISLFVIAVISICMLSTAFLSEIIRSGLESVPRQQREAAEVMNFGFARTLLFVVLPQAWTVILPPGIAFMVMFIKDTSLVSQMGVVELAFTGKMFVGRGFSPFLVYAVILAGYFVISYPLSRFGAYLEKRLASSRSRKSDQRLWAAPGAAQREPVGEQG, from the coding sequence ATGTGGGACCAGATCGTTCAGCAAGCCCCGCGCTTCTTCACCTATTACAATGCCGTGTTCGTGCTGCAGGCGATGGGCCGCACCATCGGCCTGACGCTGCTCGGCTGCATCAGCGGGTTCGTGTTCGGCTTCGTCATCGCCGCGATCCGCGAGACCCGCGCGCCGATCCTGATGCCCTTACGCATTCTCGTCACGATCTATGTCGAGATCTTCCGGCGCATCCCGTTCCTCGTGATCCTGTTCATCGTGATGTTCGGGGTGCAGTCGATCACGCGGGACATCTCGCTGTTCGTGATCGCGGTGATCTCGATCTGCATGCTGTCGACGGCCTTCCTGTCGGAGATCATCCGCTCGGGGCTCGAATCCGTGCCGCGCCAGCAGCGCGAGGCGGCCGAGGTGATGAATTTCGGCTTCGCGCGCACGCTTCTGTTCGTGGTGCTGCCGCAGGCCTGGACCGTGATCTTGCCGCCCGGCATCGCCTTCATGGTGATGTTCATCAAGGACACCTCGCTCGTCTCGCAGATGGGCGTGGTGGAACTCGCCTTCACCGGCAAGATGTTCGTGGGGCGCGGGTTCTCGCCGTTCCTGGTCTATGCCGTGATCCTCGCCGGCTATTTCGTGATTTCCTATCCGCTCAGCCGCTTCGGAGCCTATCTGGAGAAACGCCTTGCCTCTTCTCGAAGCCGAAAATCTGACCAGCGCCTATGGGCAGCACCGGGTGCTGCACAACGTGAACCTGTCGGTGAACAAGGGTGA